A window of Pelagicoccus enzymogenes genomic DNA:
CAATGCTTGGTAGAACTCAAGGCTCGCCTGCCCGATCTCCTCGAGCTTCGCCACGATCTCGGGCGTCAATCGCCAAGGTTCCGGCGACATGCGCCAGGACTTCCCCTCGAAGAGCTCCTGTTCCGAAAATGCTGACTGTAGTGCGGCGAGTTCCATTGCTTGTAGCGATTTCCTATACGAACGAGGTCCCACTCTGATTGTTTAAGAGGGGAAAGCGCCCAACCAAGCTCGGCCCGAACTCATCCGTATCCGAAAGCCCATTCAATCCTCGATTTGAATCTCCTTGTTGCGGGAGCGAGGCGAGCCTGCCCGTAGCCAACCCGAAACGAAACGGTCGATATCGCCATCCATCACCGCTTGGATATTTCCAGTCTCCACGCCCGTGCGGAGGTCCTTCACCATCTGGTACGGCTGGAATACGTAGCTGCGGATCTGGTTGCCCCAGCCGATTTCACCCTTTTCACCGTACATCTTTTCCATAGCGCTGCGCTTCTCGTCCTCCTGTCGTTCGTAGAGGCGAGCTTTCAACATCTTCATGGCGGTGGAGCGGTTCTTGTGCTGCGAACGGTCGTTTTGGCACTGCACCACGATGCCGGTCGGCAAGTGGGTAAGGCGAATGGCAGAGTCCGTCTTGTTGACGTGCTGGCCCCCCTTGCCGCTGGCTCGGTAAGTGTCCTCGCGGATGTCCTTGGCCTCGACCTCTATCTCGATGTCGTCCTCGATTTCGGCCACCACGTCCACCGCGCAAAAGGAGGTGTGGCGCCGCTTTTGCGAATCGAAGGGGCTGATACGCACAAGTCGGTGCACCCCGCGTTCCGCGTTGGCATAGCCAAAAGCGTTTTCGCCCACGATCCGCAGGGTAACCTTGTCCAAGCCTGCCTCTTCGCCCGGCAACATGTCGATGACCTCGACCTTGAAGCCCCGGCGCTCCGCCCAGCGTGTGTACATGCGGTAGAGCAAGTCCGCCCAATCGCAACTCTCCGTACCGCCCGCTCCCGCATTGATGCTGAGCAATGCGTTGCAGCGGTCGTGCGGCTTGTTGAGGTAGCACTGGATCTCCAGCTCGTCGAGCTCTTCCTTGAGGGCTTCGGCCGCCTTGTGCAGTTCCTCCGCCTCGTCCGAAAGCTCGTCCACGCCCTCTTCCTCGAGCAACTCTTCCATGGCCCGAGCGTCTTCCAGCTTGGACATGAATTCGCTCATCCCATTGACCACGCCCTTCGCCAAGTTGGCTTGGGCAATCACCTTTTGAGCCGCCTTCTGGTCGTTCCAGAACGACTCCGCGCTCATCTGCTCCTCGAGCTCCTTGATTTCGATCTTCTTCTTATCGACGTCAAAGATACCTCCAGAGGTATCCGGCTCTCTTTTCAATCTGGTCGTGAAGGTCCTTGGTCTCGGGCTTGATCATAAGGCCGGAACATTACCCATCCCCCATTTCCCAAATCAAGCACCAACAATCCCAATCTGGAGGGACCGCATCCCCCCGTCCGCCTCAATCTCCTCCCCCGCCACGTGCCCCACCCATGACATTTTCCTGACAATTCTTTTGCTACCCCCTGACAAAACCAAAGCGCGAACCTGCTTATATAGGCGGCAGTCCGAATTCCGTCTCCGGCGGCAATTCCTCCGAAAAAACCAAAACCAAAGCTCTCGCATGAAAAATCGACACCTACTCGCCTTCCTGCTCGGACTCGCTCCGATCCTGGCCCATCTTCTCACACCCTCCGCCACTGCGGCCACCCCTAGCGACCCCACCGTCACTCTCACCGCCGAGCTCGACTACGCCCAGCTGTCAGCCGAGGGCAACGACACCGCCATCCTCAAGGTCAGCCTCCTGCCAGCCCACCTCCGCTACAACAACGATCGCCCGCCCCTCAATCTCGCCATCGTGCTGGATCGTTCCGGCTCCATGGGCGGCGAGAAGATCGAGATGGCGAAACGGGCCGTGCGCCGCGCCTTCCAGACCCTTCAACCCAACGACTACGTATCCATCGTGGCATACAACAACACCGCTAGGACGCTGCTTCCTCTCACTCAAGTCCGCCATATCCACAACCCGCGAGCCTACATCGATCGCCTGCACGCCGACGGCGGCACCGCCATCTACGCCGGCGTGAACCTCGGAGCCGCCCAACTGCGACCCGCCCTCGACGACAGCTCCGGCATCAATCGCATCTTGCTCCTCTCCGATGGGCTCGCCAACGAAGGCCCCTCCGACGTAAGGGATTTCCAACTACTCGGCAAGTCCCTCTCTCGCGAAGGCATCACCGTATCAACCATCGGTCTCGGCCTCGGATACAACGAAGACCTCATGGCCGGCCTCTCCGCAGCAGGACAAGGAAACGTCTACTTCGTAGAAACCGCCAACGACCTGCCACGCATCTTCGACTCCGAGCTCGGCGACGCCTCCAGCATCGTGGCCCAAAACGCCGTCATCGAAATCGAGTGCCTCCATGGCTTCGAGCCAATCCGCATCATCGGCCGCGACGGTCAAGTGCGAGGCAACCGCGTCACGCTAGACATCAAGCATCTCTACGCCGGCCAGGAAAAGTTCGCCCTCATCGAAGTCCGCAATCCAGGCGGAGCCGCCCACAGCACCCAGGACATCGCCACCATCACCACCCGCTACCAGGACATAGACTCCGACAAGACCTACGCCGTCAACAAAACCGCTACCACCACCTTCGCCCCCAATCGCGAACAGAAGGAAAAGTCCGTCAACATCGAGGTGCAGCGCCAAGTGGTCTATAACTTCATCGCCGAAGCGCAGGACGAAGCCGTCGCCCTCGCCGACCAGGGTAAACTCCCCGCCGCCACCGCAGCTCTCAGCGAGCTCGACGACTGGATCGCCACCCACAATACCGTCTGGCAAGACGCCGAAATCGAGCGCAAACGCAGCGAACTCGAGTCCACCACCAGCACGCTCGAGAAACAAGGCCTCGACAACAAGTCCCGCAAGGAGATGAGATCCTCCTCCTACCAAACCCGCTCCCAACAAAAGTCGTACTAAACCTGGAGGGACGAGTTCCACCTCGTCCGCAACCTCCAGATCCAACAAAACGAAGTAGGGCGAGCGCCATGCAGCATTGCAGGATCTAGGAAATGCGCTCCAAAACAGCGAGCGACAGCCCAACGCTCCCTCCCACAAAAAACGCTCTTCACACAGAGTGCCTCTCCCGCCAGCCTTGCACCATGCCGAAGAAGCCCCGCGTCGTCCTACCCTTGCTCCTGCTGGCGAGCACCACGCTCGCCATCGGAGCAATCGTCTACGGACTGCTCTGGCGCGAAGCCAATCGCTTGCATGAGGCCAATCTCCTAGCCGCCAACAACCAAGCCGCTACCGTCGTCGAAAACGTGGCCCTGACCGTGGGAGAAATAAAGACCGCCGTCATGGAGTCCCTGCTCTCCTTCGAGGGCCCGAACTTCTCTCCCCAGCTCTCCGCTTGGCAGCAGCGCGATCCCTTCGTGACCTTTGCCTTCTCCTGGAGTAACGCCAACCCCGAAAACGTAAGCCTCCTTCCTCAGGACAAACAGCTCGAACCTCACTTCGGCAGCCTCATCCGTCCCGAAGCCAAAAGCTGGATTTGGGAGGCCCCTGTTCCCAGCAGATTCGCCGACGCAGAAACAGCCAGCGATGAAGCCGACGACCCATTGGCCCCAGCGCCAAGCTCCTATAATTTCTCCTCCAACAGCACCCTGCGCCAAGAAATCCGTTCCCAATCCCAGCG
This region includes:
- the prfB gene encoding peptide chain release factor 2 (programmed frameshift), producing MIKPETKDLHDQIEKRAGYLWRYLDVDKKKIEIKELEEQMSAESFWNDQKAAQKVIAQANLAKGVVNGMSEFMSKLEDARAMEELLEEEGVDELSDEAEELHKAAEALKEELDELEIQCYLNKPHDRCNALLSINAGAGGTESCDWADLLYRMYTRWAERRGFKVEVIDMLPGEEAGLDKVTLRIVGENAFGYANAERGVHRLVRISPFDSQKRRHTSFCAVDVVAEIEDDIEIEVEAKDIREDTYRASGKGGQHVNKTDSAIRLTHLPTGIVVQCQNDRSQHKNRSTAMKMLKARLYERQEDEKRSAMEKMYGEKGEIGWGNQIRSYVFQPYQMVKDLRTGVETGNIQAVMDGDIDRFVSGWLRAGSPRSRNKEIQIED
- a CDS encoding vWA domain-containing protein, encoding MKNRHLLAFLLGLAPILAHLLTPSATAATPSDPTVTLTAELDYAQLSAEGNDTAILKVSLLPAHLRYNNDRPPLNLAIVLDRSGSMGGEKIEMAKRAVRRAFQTLQPNDYVSIVAYNNTARTLLPLTQVRHIHNPRAYIDRLHADGGTAIYAGVNLGAAQLRPALDDSSGINRILLLSDGLANEGPSDVRDFQLLGKSLSREGITVSTIGLGLGYNEDLMAGLSAAGQGNVYFVETANDLPRIFDSELGDASSIVAQNAVIEIECLHGFEPIRIIGRDGQVRGNRVTLDIKHLYAGQEKFALIEVRNPGGAAHSTQDIATITTRYQDIDSDKTYAVNKTATTTFAPNREQKEKSVNIEVQRQVVYNFIAEAQDEAVALADQGKLPAATAALSELDDWIATHNTVWQDAEIERKRSELESTTSTLEKQGLDNKSRKEMRSSSYQTRSQQKSY